TTCATCATAAAGAAGATAAAAATCCTTTCGGCTACACCGTGATCGACCATAAAACAGGAGAAGTATACAAAGGAAGTGATATTATGAAAATGAATGAAGTATTTGAATTTACTTCTGACAAGGTGGATAAGAAGACTTTTGAAATACTGAAGGATTATAATATTCGCAGCCAGGAAACAAAAAAGATCCTGCTTGAATTTTTTAAGAAGAATAATCCGGAAGCAGAAATCAAGGACTTTATGCTTTTTGAAAACCGAGGGAAGAAAGATTTGGAAACCTACCGAAAAGTCCAGTTTGAAGTAAAGGACTTTATTAGAAATAACAAAAACACAAATGATGAAAAAAAAGATATTTCTATAACAAAAGGCGAAGATGGAAAGCTGTATGCTGTTCATACCAGATTTCATTACGTGGGTGAACTTCAACCATTAATCGGAGAAAAGGAATATCAAAAATTTCTGAATCCCATAAGCGTCAATGAAGTGCAGACAGAAAACCGGACTGAAAATAATGAAAAAACAGAATTAAACAAAGCCGTCAACGAAATGCTTTTTGAGTTGATGAAAAGTTCGGGAACTGCAAAAGACCCTGCCGAAAATGAACTCAAAAAAAGACGAAAAAAGAGACGATAAAGTTGATGGAAAAATCATCTTCAGTCCAATAAAAATCAACTAAAACCTATGATCATCACATTTGCTACCCAAAAAGGAGGAACCGGAAAAACGACATTAGCCATCGCTTTTGCCAATTACATTACCGCACTTTCAGAAAGAAAACTCAATGTTTTCGATTTTGATTATCAGAAATCATTCTATCACAAATGGAAAGAAGATGAGCTATTGGACATTCCAAAATTGTACGATGTAGAAATTATTGGCGAGGAAGAAGAGCAGCCTTTTTCAGACTTTGAAACTCTCATTAATTTAAAAGAAAGCGATGAGATCAATCTCTTTGATTTGGCCGGAACGCTCGATGCAAAATACAGTGATTTGCTCATATACAGTGATTTTATCGTAACACCTTTTGAGTATTCCGATGTTTCTGTAAAATCGACTTTGGTCTTCATCAATATGCTGGGACTACTGGAAAGTGAGGCCGAAAGAATATTTATCCGTTC
Above is a genomic segment from Chryseobacterium mulctrae containing:
- a CDS encoding ParA family protein — its product is MIITFATQKGGTGKTTLAIAFANYITALSERKLNVFDFDYQKSFYHKWKEDELLDIPKLYDVEIIGEEEEQPFSDFETLINLKESDEINLFDLAGTLDAKYSDLLIYSDFIVTPFEYSDVSVKSTLVFINMLGLLESEAERIFIRSKYDKGYKYLNQEAMDIELAKYGMLLPSPVFKRNCLQTINTRSLIGKQKYAVEHTFDELIKYINETSKIKIQVIKKR